In Pirellulales bacterium, one DNA window encodes the following:
- the raiA gene encoding ribosome-associated translation inhibitor RaiA: MQIKIATRHGHLSDATQSKITAKVGRLSRYFERLTAIEVTINLEHETTPVVDIRVDAEHKHDFVATEHSGDLWRSLDGAVQKLEQQLRKYKEKVLGRHRKPAAKMSASARE, translated from the coding sequence GTGCAAATTAAAATTGCAACTCGGCATGGTCACTTAAGCGACGCCACACAGTCTAAAATCACCGCCAAGGTGGGAAGGCTGTCGCGGTATTTCGAGCGGTTGACCGCCATCGAAGTCACTATCAACTTGGAACACGAAACAACACCGGTAGTCGACATTCGCGTGGATGCCGAACATAAGCACGATTTTGTCGCCACGGAACATTCCGGCGATTTGTGGCGCAGCCTTGATGGCGCGGTGCAAAAACTCGAACAACAACTTCGCAAATACAAAGAAAAGGTTTTGGGCCGTCATCGCAAACCCGCTGCGAAAATGTCAGCCTCTGCAAGAGAATAA
- a CDS encoding PTS sugar transporter subunit IIA — protein sequence MKFGDFIDPESIRAKLVAENKEQVIREMTQALLEAGKIAPGEHEGIVKAILKREELGSTGIGRGVAVPHTKHGSVNRLVGTVAVSPEGVDFDSLDGEKVQLFFLLISPPDRPGDHLRALENISRQLRNDTFCRFLKQAKSAEDIKQLLEEADNNQFGA from the coding sequence ATGAAGTTTGGCGACTTTATTGACCCCGAGTCAATCCGTGCAAAACTGGTAGCGGAAAATAAAGAACAGGTCATTCGCGAAATGACCCAGGCCTTGCTCGAGGCTGGAAAAATTGCGCCTGGCGAGCACGAAGGCATTGTAAAGGCCATTCTCAAACGTGAAGAGTTGGGAAGTACCGGAATTGGTCGCGGTGTAGCTGTGCCGCACACTAAGCACGGCAGCGTAAATCGTCTCGTAGGCACCGTTGCAGTGAGTCCTGAGGGTGTCGATTTCGACAGCCTCGACGGCGAAAAAGTGCAGCTCTTTTTCCTACTGATATCACCACCGGACCGTCCAGGTGATCACCTCCGTGCCTTAGAAAACATCTCGCGTCAACTCCGCAATGACACGTTTTGTCGATTTTTGAAGCAAGCCAAATCTGCCGAAGATATCAAACAGTTATTGGAAGAAGCGGATAATAATCAGTTTGGTGCCTGA
- a CDS encoding HPr family phosphocarrier protein yields the protein MNDVKANRTLVVNNPQGIHARPANLIVRLAQQFQSKIEFTKENHRVDGKSILELLTLAAVQGTELRVEATGPDAQHAIDALAELFAGNFAEGEDSAEASKSPKI from the coding sequence ATGAATGACGTGAAAGCGAATCGCACGTTGGTGGTTAACAATCCGCAAGGCATTCACGCGCGGCCAGCCAATCTCATCGTTCGCCTGGCGCAGCAATTTCAGTCTAAGATCGAATTCACAAAGGAGAACCATCGCGTCGACGGAAAAAGTATTTTGGAATTGCTTACTCTGGCTGCCGTTCAAGGTACCGAACTTCGAGTGGAAGCCACGGGGCCCGACGCTCAGCACGCCATCGACGCATTGGCTGAGTTGTTCGCCGGAAATTTTGCAGAAGGGGAAGATAGTGCGGAAGCGTCGAAAAGTCCGAAAATTTAA